One window of Camelina sativa cultivar DH55 chromosome 4, Cs, whole genome shotgun sequence genomic DNA carries:
- the LOC104781001 gene encoding short-chain dehydrogenase reductase 2a, translating into MPAQVIPEQTFHSLHDTITEETNTTLYPKRLEGKVAIITGGAHGIGKATVILFARHGATVVIADMDNVAGSSLAKSLSSHLTTSTVAFISCDVSVEADVENLVNETVARYGRLDILFNNAGVLGDQKKHKSILDFDADEFDTVMRVNVRGTRLGMKHAARVMVNRGFRGCIISTASVAGVMGGMGPHAYTASKHAIVGLTKNAACELGKYGIRVNCISPFGVATSMLVNAWCKTSGGDVDGDDVEEMEEFVRSMANLKGETLRATDIAEAALYLASDESKYVNGHNLVVDGGVTTARNCVGL; encoded by the exons ATGCCGGCCCAAGTGATCCCTGAGCAGACCTTTCACTCCCTCCACGACACAATCACGGAGGAAACGAATACAACTTTATATCCTAAGAG GTTGGAAGGAAAAGTAGCTATCATCACCGGAGGAGCACACGGGATCGGCAAAGCAACCGTCATACTATTCGCTAGACATGGTGCTACGGTGGTGATTGCTGACATGGACAACGTAGCTGGCTCTTCCCTGGCTAAGTCACTCTCATCCCACTTAACCACCTCGACCGTGGCATTCATTAGCTGCGATGTCTCGGTCGAAGCTGACGTGGAAAACCTCGTGAACGAAACCGTTGCACGGTACGGTCGGCTCGACATTCTATTCAACAACGCGGGAGTTCTCGGCGAccagaagaaacacaaaagcatATTAGATTTCGACGCGGACGAGTTCGACACCGTGATGCGTGTGAACGTGCGAGGAACAAGGCTCGGCATGAAACACGCGGCACGTGTCATGGTCAACAGAGGGTTCAGAGGCTGCATAATCTCCACCGCTAGTGTGGCAGGTGTGATGGGTGGTATGGGACCACACGCTTACACGGCCTCGAAACATGCCATAGTTGGTTTGACCAAGAACGCAGCGTGTGAGCTAGGCAAGTATGGGATTAGGGTTAATTGTATATCTCCGTTTGGTGTTGCCACGTCGATGCTGGTGAACGCGTGGTGTAAGACGAGTGGCGGTGACGTGGATGGGGATGACGTGGAGGAGATGGAGGAGTTTGTGAGGAGTATGGCTAATTTGAAAGGAGAGACATTGAGAGCGACTGATATAGCTGAGGCTGCGTTGTATTTGGCAAGTGATGAGTCCAAGTATGTTAATGGACATAACCTTGTCGTTGACGGTGGTGTTACGACTGCGAGAAACTGTGTTGGGTTGTGA
- the LOC104784017 gene encoding uncharacterized protein LOC104784017, with protein MASIRKHSSSSSTPLDEIRPWKIKVQIIRTCEGNNRESGNSVDMVLLDSSGTRIHTTIHEAFSKWISDIGSGNINKLNDGETEIDIPPDLLITECKDPIKTIVNEVYGESFAQSLTNPGFYQEKVILCHANDVDQINDYMLSQLPGQEKECYSADSISPSHSTPDDDMLYPPEVLNSIKASGLPDFKLRLKVGAPVMLLKDLDPYGGLCKGTRLQITRLETFVLEARIISGNKLGEKVLIPRIISYPTEASFPIKMRRRQFPLKLAFAMAIDESG; from the exons ATGGCCTCAATTCGAAAAcactcctcttcttcttctactcctcTCGATGAGATTAGGCCATGGAAGATCAAAGTGCAGATCATTCGAACGTGCGAGGGAAATAACAGAGAATCAGGCAACTCCGTTGATATGGTTTTACTCGATTCATCG GGAACAAGAATTCACACAACTATTCATGAAGCTTTCTCGAAATGGATTTCGGATATTGGTAGTGGAAATATCAACAAGCTGAATGATGGAGAAACCGAAATTGATATCCCTCCAGATTTGCTGATAACTGAATGCAAAGATCCTATCAAAACCATAGTGAATGAAGTTTACGGAGAATCTTTTGCACAGTCCTTAACTAATCCTGGTTTTTATCAAGAGAAGGTTATCTTGTGTCATGCAAATGACGTTGATCAGATTAATGACTATATGCTTTCACAGTTACCAG GTCAAGAGAAAGAATGTTACAGCGCTGATAGCATCTCTCCATCTCACTCAACCCCGGATGACGACATGTTATACCCTCCTGAAGTTTTGAATAGCATCAAAGCTTCAGGATTGCCTGATTTTAAGTTGAGACTAAAGGTTGGTGCTCCCGTCATGTTACTTAAGGACCTTGATCCTTACGGTGGGTTATGTAAGGGGACAAGACTTCAAATTACTCGGCTGGAAACTTTTGTGCTTGAGGCTAGGATTATATCAGGTAATAAGCTTGGTGAGAAAGTCTTGATCCCTAGGATTATTTCATACCCAACAGAAGCAAGTTTTCCAATCAAAATGAGGCGTAGGCAGTTTCCTTTGAAACTTGCATTCGCGATGGCTATAGATGAAAGTGGTTAA
- the LOC104781002 gene encoding G-type lectin S-receptor-like serine/threonine-protein kinase At5g24080 produces the protein MTMMMKFYTFTFLIFLFSMLQGHCKSDINLGHSLTLTSPLEYAPGLMGKAYIMETESSSSTREPGFKAALTMGSSDKDDGKYLCSLQVFLGDVRVWSSGHYSKMYVSSKCIIELTKDGDLRLKSSNKHVGWRSGTSGQGVERLEIQSTGNLVLHDAKNLIKWQSFNFPTDVMLSGQRLDVATQLTSFPNDSTLFYSFEVLRDKIALFLNLNNLKYSYWEYKPRDRNKTVNFVRLGPKGLDLFDDNSHIIGRIEQPLSRFLALGNKTGNLGLYSYKPEKGKFEATFQAVSDTCDLPVSCKPYGICTFSKSCSCIKAVSNGDCSSNVEEAVSVKRLCDHEMVELEGVTTVLRNGTQVRNVRKERCEELCKKDCECAAASYSVSDESCVMYGIVMGVKQIERVSGLSYMVKVPKGVRLSGEKPNVKKWVVGLVGGIDGFVILLLLSGLVFYFIRKRQKSSSPRLPPQQPPNTDS, from the exons ATGACCATGATGATGAAGTTCTATACGTTCACTTTCTTAATCTTCTTGTTCTCTATGCTCCAAGGTCACTGCAAATCAGATATCAACCTTGGTCATTCTCTAACGCTCACTTCTCCACTAGAATACGCTCCCGGGTTAATGGGGAAAGCTTATATAATGGAgacagaatcatcatcatcaacaagagAACCTGGTTTTAAAGCCGCGTTAACGATGGGATCAAGCGACAAAGATGATGGAAAATATTTGTGTTCCCTCCAAGTCTTCCTTGGAGATGTAAGAGTTTGGAGCTCAGGGCATTACTCAAAGATGTATGTTTCTAGCAAATGCATCATTGAGCTCACAAAAGATGGAGACTTGAGGCTAAAGAGTAGCAATAAACACGTTGGATGGCGAAGTGGAACCTCAGGACAAGGCGTTGAG AGGTTGGAGATACAAAGCACAGGGAACCTAGTGTTGCATGATGCTAAAAATCTGATCAAATGGCAAAGTTTTAATTTCCCAACAGATGTGATGTTGAGTGGTCAGAGACTAGACGTAGCTACGCAACTAACTTCATTCCCAAACGactcaactttgttctattcaTTTGAAGTCTTACGTGACAAGATTGCTCTGTTCCTCAATTTGAACAATCTCAAGTACTCTTATTGGGAGTATAAGCCTAGAGATAGGAACAAAACAGTCAACTTCGTGAGATTAGGGCCAAAGGGTCTTGACCTATTTGACGATAACAGCCACATAATCGGAAGAATAGAGCAACCGTTGAGCAGATTCTTGGCGCTTGGGAACAAAACCGGTAATTTGGGACTCTATTCGTATAAACCGGAAAAGGGTAAGTTCGAGGCAACGTTTCAAGCTGTGAGCGACACTTGTGATCTACCTGTATCATGTAAACCATACGGAATCTGTACATTCTCAAAGTCTTGTTCTTGCATTAAGGCCGTGAGCAATGGAGATTGCAGCAGCAACGTGGAAGAAGCGGTTTCGGTGAAGAGGTTATGTGATCACGAGATGGTTGAGCTAGAAGGAGTGACTACAGTGCTGAGAAACGGGACACAAGTGAGAAACGtaagaaaagagagatgtgAAGAGTTGTGTAAGAAAGATTGTGAGTGTGCAGCTGCGAGTTACTCTGTTTCTGATGAGAGTTGTGTCATGTATGGGATTGTGATGGGTGTTAAGCAGATTGAGAGAGTGAGTGGTTTGAGTTATATGGTTAAGGTTCCAAAAGGAGTGAGACTGAGTGGTGAGAAACCAAATGTTAAGAAATGGGTTGTGGGATTAGTTGGAGGTATTGatggttttgttattttgttgcttctttctggattggttttttatttcatcCGGAAGCGTCAGAAAAGCTCATCTCCGCGGCTACCGCCGCAACAGCCGCCCAATACAGATTCTTGA
- the LOC104781003 gene encoding WEB family protein At3g51720-like, whose protein sequence is MAETLEPTLVGEIDTSAPFESVREAATRFGGFGFWKPSSLNISEPSQNDVDEAGMVAKASELEKELVEKEGETLKVLKLLESTKAIVEKLKSKLQNKEDKENFDMNVFKELSQAKMDLCKTTKDLAAIRESVELLNKRLEEERAALEKTRERLNSENAAEISKEIQRLSYEAYEFCRTGENVRCAVDKAVVEIEQTRNKIEAAEMRLIAARKMKEAARAAEAVAIAEIKAVTRRRRSSRRRGNREETLQEEILETIDETAREIRSSRRTLEEGLEKANTVKMEVEEGNWRWTERRRRSSSCSAKLKNPFLMDVNGLNMMMNGDGTSSSVAVMKPTMSIGQILSRKLLLADESAMMMNGRVSLGQILGKTKLGDRNCEGKEKVKRLNGKRKRFGFANLSVMLNKESKKKKKKIALNLM, encoded by the exons ATGGCCGAAACCCTTGAACCAACCCTCGTCGGGGAAATCGACACTTCTGCGCCGTTCGAGTCGGTGAGAGAAGCCGCCACTCGCTTTGGGGGCTTTGGTTTCTGGAAACCATCTTCCCTTAACATCTCCGAACCTTCTCAG AACGATGTGGACGAAGCTGGTATGGTTGCGAAAGCGAGTGAGTTAGAGAAGGAACTGGttgagaaagaaggagaaactTTAAAGGTGTTGAAGTTGCTCGAGTCGACCAAAGCCATTGTTGAAAAGCTCAAATCAAAGCTACAGAACaaggaagataaagaaaactTTGACATGAATGTTTTCAAGGAACTGAGCCAAGCGAAGATGGATCTGTGCAAGACTACTAAAGATTTGGCTGCTATTCGCGAGTCTGTTGAGTTACTGAACAAGAGACTGGAAGAGGAAAGAGCTGCACTTGAGAAGACACGAGAGAGACTAAACTCTGAGAATGCAGCTGAAATATCCAAGGAGATTCAGAGATTAAGCTACGAGGCTTACGAGTTTTGTAGAACAGGAGAGAATGTTCGGTGTGCGGTTGATAAAGCTGTGGTGGAGATTGAACAAACGAGAAACAAGATCGAAGCTGCTGAGATGCGTTTGATCGCTGCTAGAAAGATGAAGGAAGCTGCTAGAGCGGCTGAAGCAGTTGCTATTGCTGAAATCAAGGCGGTTactagaaggagaagaagcagcagaagaagaggaaacagaGAGGAGACTCTGCAGGAGGAGATTCTTGAGACGATTGATGAAACAGCAAGAGAAATTAGAAGCAGTAGGAGGACACTTGAAGAAGGTTTGGAGAAAGCGAACACCGTGAAAATGGAAGTAGAGGAAGGAAACTGGCGGTGGACAGAACGGAGGAGgagatcatcatcatgttcAGCTAAGCTCAAGAACCCTTTTCTGATGGATGTAAATGGTctgaatatgatgatgaacgGTGATGGGACATCATCCTCAGTTGCTGTCATGAAACCAACAATGTCTATTGGGCAGATACTTAGTAGGAAACTACTTCTTGCGGATGAGTCAGCGATGATGATGAACGGGAGAGTTTCGTTGGGTCAGATTCTTGGAAAGACTAAACTTGGAGATAGAAATTGTGAAGGGAAGGAGAAGGTTAAAAGGCTTAATGGTAAGAGGAAGCGGTTTGGATTTGCAAATTTGTCTGTGATGTTGAACAaagagagtaagaagaagaagaagaagatagcttTGAACTTAATGTGA
- the LOC104784018 gene encoding uncharacterized protein LOC104784018 — protein MEDQSAANEDVEGGSDEKIRRVDRDGFTRIIIGMGTKIHTRINEAFSKWLMDITSDEKIDDGDAYIDIPKEVSNIECPDFMKTIVKEVYGDSFAPASSYDPRFCRDKLPPSMFGSCIVPGLPQQVLRLKVGAPVMLLADIDPSRGLSTGVRLQITKVGDSLLTVKFTTPMDYYAEFLIPKTHMFAAESFPVSLRRTQYPLTLAFAMTIDKSRGQTFSKVGLYLPSRVLRDGHRYLAISKVKATTGVTQVLITQKDGKPQEDSENVVFKKLFRS, from the exons ATGGAAGATCAAAGTGCAGCTAATGAGGATGTGGAAGGAGGGAGTGACGAAAAGATTAGGAGAGTCGATCGAGATGGTTTTACTCGAATCATCATCGGTATG GGGACAAAAATTCACACGAGAATAAATGAAGCTTTCTCTAAATGGCTTATGGATATTACTAGTGATGAAAAGATCGACGATGGTGACGCGTATATTGATATCCCTAAAGAGGTGTCGAATATTGAGTGccctgattttatgaaaacaatAGTGAAGGAAGTTTATGGTGACTCTTTTGCTCCAGCGTCCTCCTATGATCCTAGGTTTTGTCGCGACAAG CTACCTCCGTCAATGTTTGGTAGCTGCATAGTCCCCGGGTTGCCTCAGCAGGTTCTGAGACTAAAGGTTGGTGCTCCCGTCATGTTACTTGCGGACATTGATCCTAGCCGTGGGTTATCTACTGGGGTAAGACTTCAAATTACTAAGGTGGGTGATTCTTTGCTTACGGTTAAATTTACAACACCTATGGATTATTATGCGGAATTCTTGATCCCTAAGACGCATATGTTCGCTGCGGAAAGTTTTCCTGTCTCATTGCGGCGTACACAGTACCCTCTCACGCTTGCATTCGCCATGACTATAGATAAGAGTCGAGGCCAAACATTTTCCAAGGTTGGTCTATATCTACCAAGCCGAGTGCTCCGTGATGGACACAGGTACCTCGCCATATCCAAAGTGAAGGCCACAACTGGTGTTACCCAAGTTCTTATCACTCAGAAAGATGGCAAACCCCAGGAAGACTCTGAAAATGTTGTCTTCAAGAAGTTGTTTCGATCGTGA